Part of the Micropterus dolomieu isolate WLL.071019.BEF.003 ecotype Adirondacks linkage group LG22, ASM2129224v1, whole genome shotgun sequence genome is shown below.
CTGGACTGTCACTGCAGCAGGGCAGGCATGAGTCACTGCTCCTGGAGAAACAGTTATGTGGATCTGTTTTGTCAGTGTGCAGTTATCAAATAGATAGTATAAACGGGCCAATACCATGCCAGCACCATTGAAATGGCTGTTTTGCACACATTAAAAGGATTTCTTCTCTTGCTTACAAAGCCAAAAACACTGCTCTCAAAGGAGGTAGACTTAATACAGGGTCAGTGGAACAACACTCAGCATGTTTGAAATGGaagttactgtatgtgtgcatacaGTCCTTggctaaaataacaaaaaagaatATATGGTTGGATCACACCATGATTTGTTGGGTGAAATGTGACTGATTTATTGAATTATTACTATTAATCTCCTCTTTTCCAGGATTTCCTGTATGTGTTCCCCACCTCCATCCAGGCTGCCAGGGCAGGTAATGCCATCCATTCCATCATGCTGTACAGGAGAAAACTGGACAGGGCCCAGATCAAACCAGTGAGTATAGAGCACCTCTGTCCCCCTGTGTCTCTCCTGAAATGATTTTGTTAAACTTTGGTTAATCTAGAGACATTGTGAAGGTGTCCTATAAGCTACATTAGTACATGTTTGACCATATAAATTCTATGTAAATGTTTaactttttcatttattatttattgattcatAGCTGTTATCTCAGCTGTGTCAGTGAGTTTACAATGAAAACTTCTTATCTTTCACAACCTTTTCTTGTGTACACTTAAGTAAGCTTGTCATCCACTATCTTACCAATGATAATGTAGGTAGCGGATATCCTCAGCTCACTGTGTATAACTCTGACTTTGGAATGAGCCATGCGCTGCgctttttgcttgttttgtttgaagtaAAAGTGTGATAACTGCAGGGCAAGATCACAAGCATTTTGGGAAGTCTTGGTGAATAAGGCTTAGTGAATGCTAGTGATTTTCCTGACACAGATTAGTGTCAATGTCATCTCTTCTCgctcctgtctgtcctcttcCTTTACGAACCTGCATGATCCTTAAGTGatccaatttatttttacatttgcacAATCCTGACACACAACTCAACAACATGTTGCATAAACACACATTGATTTCTTGCAAAGACTGatgtatgtatttataaaaaaacactAACGCATGAGTTCGTTCTGTTACACTCTCACATTCGGTGtctctgttttactgttttgtcCCTTTCGCTGTGTCGGACGCTGCGTTAGATATACTTGCTGGAAAACAAGGTTCCTCTGTGTTCGGCTCAGTGGGAGCGGATGTTTAACACCACCCGCACCCCTGGTTTGGAGACAGGTAAGAGGAGGGCACATCTCTGCTGTGCCCTCTGACCCCCTACCCTCTGACCCTAGCTATTGCCGTGGCAACGGCTATTGGAAACCCTGACTCCTAGACTCATTCTCAACAGCACAGCCCTGAAACAATCCTACGTTGGCTTTTCTTAGGCTTATTTTAGGCATCTATTTGGgagaaataaatatacaaatttaAGTAATTTGTTAAGTATAAATATTTAAAGGCATCTAGATTTTCGGGCAGATTCTACTGCAAATATTAATCAGGGCTTTGCTGCTGGCATTGAGATAGCAGAccactggtttccggaccctgCTCATGTCTCCCTCCCTGGCAGCCTTCTGAGGTCTGATCAGCTCCCTAAATCTATCATTGCTCCCTCTCGACTTCATCCATGCTCCTGTCCCTGTAGGTGTGTGTCTGCTGCCGCTTTCTGGGGATTTTAGTGGATTAGTTTGtcatctctctgtgttttactCTCCCCTTCTGTTTCAGCTCATGCTCCTACACACTATTCCCATGTGCTCAGCCCAATACGAGTATATGTTCAACACCAGTCGTGTCCCAGGTGTAGATACAGGTAGAGTCTTTAGCAGTGCCGCCTCCTCCACACTACTCTGACTGTTCTTCTCCTTGGGACATTTGTCCATCTGTTTGAATTAGAAATAATCTGACCTACATAAATTAACAATGCATGTGTGCTGGTCTGTAAACATTCAAGAACTAATTTGCATGACTCAAATCTAATGTTTGAGTTTCTCAACAACAGCAACTCAAACACTTCAGGCAAAACAGTCATAATTTTAGGTAAGACCAGGAAGAAACAGTGTTATGCTGGCCTGAATACAAAGACATGCATAAAAAGAAGTTCTGGGTATTATTTCACATACAGTTAATTATGTGTTCCGAAGATAATAAAATACTATTATCACTTTAACTCCTAGGTGGTGCTCATGGGCATTTGttatctaaaaacaaagaaaatcccTTTGAAAGGACAGGAAGACAAATTTGCTGCAGAAATGTCATGATAAGCTTAAACAACAGCAACTTAAACAAGAACTCTGTTGAAACTTGGGATTAAGTGTTGTTCAGAGCATTAAGAACTAACATACactatctcacaaaagtgagtacacccctcacatttttgtaaatattagaTTTTCTGGCCTAGTGGCAGTGAGACGGAGCCCTAGCctcaccggtgttgtgccgagttctCTGCACCTCGTGGGACGTTCGGATCATTtctcaccattgatgaaccacacaaagaatattctATCATTTATGATTATAGAACTTCAAATGGACCCGCAAGGAActgcgacgtgcatgcagttctCGGCCACACgccatgcacgcaaaactcaaGACCGgagaatggcaggcgagcaaaGAGAAAATGTTCTACAATAAGCCTCCGTGTAGCTGGAATGTGTGCAAGTTACACTGACTAATAAAGGTTATAGGTTCGACTCAGAActggcctcgccatggtcgaccaaagaagttgagtgcatgtgctcagcgtcatatccagaggttgtctttaggaaatagacgtatgagtgctgccagcattgctgcagaggttgaaggagtggggggtcagcctgtcagtgctcagaccatacgccgcacaccgcatcaaattggtctgcatggctgtcatcccggaaggaagcctcttctaaagatgatgcgcaagaaagcccgcaaacagtttgctgaagacaagcagactaaggacatggattactggaaccatgtcctgtggtctgatgagaccaagataaacgtatttggttcagatggtgtaaagcttgtgtggcggcaaccaggtgaggagtacatgtcttgcctacagtcaagcatggtggtgggagtgccATGGTCTGGgcctgcatgagtgctgccggaactggggagctacagttcaatgagggaaccatgaatgccaacatgggcagtattccaacatgacaaCGACCCCAAAAAGACCTCCAAGACAACAACTGCATTGCTAAAAAAGCTGAGGGTAAAGATGATaaactggccaagcatgtctccagacctaaaccctattgagcatctgtggggcgtcGTCAAATGGATGGTGGaagagcgcaaggtctctaacatccaccagctctgtgatgtcgtTATGAAGGAGTgaaagaggactccagtggtaacctgtgaagctctggtgaactccgtGCCCAAGAGgtttaaggcagtgctggaaaataatggtggccacacaaaatattgacactttgggcccaatttggacattttcacttcactattaccagcggtttagacaatcaatggctgtgtgatgtgtgttgtTTCAAGGGGACAGCAAAatgtacaagctgtacactcattactttacattgtagcaaagtgtcatttcttcagtgttgtcacatgaaaagatataatcaaatatttactaaaatgtgagtggtgtactcacttttgtgagatactgtatgtgacaTGCACGGTCGGTGTAGAAATGACCTCTAATGCAGGATATAACTGGGGCCGTGACAGACTGACTTTacatccctctctgtctgtagaAGACAGAAGTGAATTATGACAAATAAGATTCATTAACATGTATAAGAAAAGcagtaaatagtttttttttttttcttttttttaaattagtaaaATGTTATGAGTTTAAAGtttgtataatgtttttttgtagaCAGAAAAATGGAAGTTAATGATTCTAATAATGCATAAATggatcaagtttttttttattttattttttttttgtaaaatgttaaatagaAATGAGAAAAGTGGCCTGTCAGTGGTCAGTCCGCATATTCATAGACACATTGCTGGAGATGTAAGTAAAACACAGGAGGCGAAGAGACTGAGGTTGTCCTTGGGGTTGTTTCTATTGTCCTCTCCTTTGTCTTGACCATAACAATGGCAGTGCTTGTTTGAACATTGTGCGCATTATCAAATCAGTATCAAAACTTTGTATAAAAGATGCAAATTATGTTTTTGAATTGGTTTCTCTTGGTCTTGCACAGTGCTGTTCAAACAAACATCGCCTCAGTTCATTGTATTCCACAGCACTGACTTGTTCTCAAATTACTTTTCCCTTTTCATTCCACTTCCTTCACTTCCCATTTCAAGCTGCTTTAGTTTTTGAACTGGGCAGTCCCTCACGTCATATAGTATCACTTTGAATTCCGTTGTTTTAAGAATAAGAAGGATCTTCTCAAAGATAAAAGAACCAGCCCTGGATGTTGTGGATATCACACATTACTTAACACTGGGACCAAGAACATGTTTGTTTCCAGAAATTAAATGTTGTGACATCCACACTCTACCTGTTACCTTCTTTTTCACATTAGATTCtgattttaatttaaagctGCGCAGAGATCCAGACACACATCTTCTGTCCTTGACACCACTCCCAACATTCCTCCAAttgtcttctttgtctttttccctcCCCTTAATGTTGGTCCATCTCTCCCAGACACCCTTCAGCACGTGAACGAGAGCAAACACATAGCTGTGTACCATAAGGGCCGTTTCTTTAAGGTGTGGATGTTTTATGACGGGCGGCTGCTGTTGCCGCGGGAGATCGAGCAGCAGATGGAGAGGATCTTGGCCGACAAGTCAGAGCCCTTGCCAGAAGAGGAGAAACTAGCCGCACTTACTGCAGGGGACAGGTGGGTGGCATTATAGAGCAAGCTGCAGCCAGTATTGTTGAGGCTGCACAATTTACATCATGTAGCATGACAGGAAGTacagaaatactgtacatagatattgatttatttcaatGATATGTACCAAGGTTGATTCAGTGAAGTAATTTGCATTCTGCAAAACATATAGTTATATAGTGTTAGTATACTCAGTACATATGTTGATAGATAAAGGTTAATATGGCAGAGTTAGAACTGCCTAATGCCTTGATGCAATTTTGAAGCAGATATCAATACttcagaattaaaaaaattggAAAACAAGATATGATCAgatattcagtttttaaaataaagatgttATTAACATTTCTCACAAGGTTCATTAAAATTTGATACTAAAGAATTGTACCCAAGTGATGTACTGAGCAGTATATTTTgcagttgaaaaaaaattaattcgAACATTCTGTAGGACTCCATGGGCCAATGCTCGTGAAACCTACTTCAGCCGTGGTAAGAACAAGCAGTCTCTGGATGCCATTGAGAAGGCAGCCTTCTTTGTAACCCTTGATGACACAGAGCAGTACTATGATGCAGACAACCCAGTCAAGTCTCTGGACAGTTATGCCAAGTCCCTGCTCCATGGAAATTGCTACGACAGGTCGGACAGATAAACTTGATGTATCTTCTTTCTGATTATCAAAGAGTCTGCAGTGCAAActcatttataaataaactgaaGGTGTTTATTCCTTATTTTCATTCAGGTGGTTTGATAAATCCTTTAACCTGATAGTGTTCAAGAATGGCACCATGGGACTGAACGCAGAGCATTCCTGGGCTGATGCTCCAATTGTTGGCCATCTGTGGGAGGTACATCAATTTAGTTTCTATCAATGTAGTTTTTTATCCACTGAATTTCTCATATTTACTTAGATCCAGATTGTATTTATGTCACATGGAATACATGAAGAAACCAATTCCACAGTTTATCTTTGTGTATTAtcaaaaacatttccttttctcTGTAAGGGAAAACAACAAGTAATACATTTAACTAGCTAAACAATCTGACCTAATACAATGGAATGGAAAAGAATGTTTGTATCTTCTGATTGGCATGATGGTTGTCCATCAAAGTACTTTTAGACAGAAATgtgaaatcaatcaatcatgTTATGTTGAAACCTGACTACGTTGCAGCATGTACTTTCCATGGACCCTGTCAAACTGGGATACACTGAGGATGGTCACTGCTGTGGGGAGCCCCACCCCAACCTACCAGGTCCTCAGAGACTGCAGTGGGACATCCCTGCTGAGGTAAGGGCCGGGCTATTCACAAAAAGAACTTGTCCTACCATGTTGGAAAgcaaaagtgtttatagctGTTAAAAAAAGAGCCTCTCTGTAGGCTTGGAGCAAAGCAGGCTAGCATAAATTCGGGGGATGTGATAACtgtttattaaatgttaaaagtaGCTCAGACAGTCTCTCCTGGAAGACTCATGTGAATGTGGAATTGTTGGTttcagaaaataacaaaaatggaACAATTCCAGTGCTGCAAAGGTGTGGGGTTAGGGTGTTTTGTGAAGCTGTTTGACCATCTGACAAACCTTTCAGATGGAGTACACTGGCAGCTTGAGACTGCTAGAATGTCTCTTGCACTGTGGGCTGATAGTGAGAATTGATATTCATAGGCCTTGTCTTCCCTCTGCTGGTAGTTTGAACTATGTGCACCTATGTGAGTTAGTATTTTGCTAATTAAATACAAAGATGCAGAGAAAGGACTGTTGGgtattgtattatttaaatttaaagtgtGATCGTACAATAATTGGTGTTAGTTTCAGAAGTACTAATgccaattacattttattaatttcagcttttaaatacaaaatactgcTTTATAAACGTGTTGTCAGCCATGCCATGCTGCATCTGCTCAGTCTAAGGTACAActctgtcacttcctgtagtgcCAGGAGATTGTCCAGAGCTCTCTGAAAGTAGCCAGAGCTCTGGCTGATGATGTGGACTGCCACATTTTCCCCTTTATTGACTTTGGCAAGGGTCTGATTAAGAAGTGCCGCACCAGTCCTGATGCCTTCATCCAGATCGCCCTCCAGCTTGCTCATTACAGGGTAAGTACAAATATTTCACTGCTTTCTCAGCAAAATTTCATGACTTAATAAcacttttaatacatttatttgtttgtcatttagTGGCATTTGCATGTTATGCTTATTATTATAACAGCTGATGCAGTCCAGTCACATTCCCCCTTAAATTCCAGCAGAGGGCAGTCACTACTTGCCAGCTGACATActgtacagtggctgcccactgctcccttcagggatgggttaaatgcagaggatgaatttcgctacatgtatgtgtatgtgacaaataaaggaCCTCAACGGTATCATTGAAGACCATCAAACATTGTCAATGATCTATTTAATCATATTAAGTTGAATCATATTAAGTTTAAGGCTGTATTTTCCTGTTAGTTGTGCATTTCATTTGATAATATAAGCACAAGCACATATAAAGGACACGATAATACGGTTTACATTTTCCGCTAATTGGTAATTAGCTTCAGATAATTCATTTATGTAGCTGCCTTGGTTATGGCAGTTTAAGTATGGTATTGCAGTTTCGACATGGTACTTCCTGGTGTGTCTGTTATTTAGTCAATCCCTAGTATGTCTAAATATCAGCCCCCTGAAAGTCATGGGTGTTTTTGGTAATTATCAACATAAAACTCAAATCGACTGCTAACTTATTAACAATTTGTAAAACAACTTACTGtgctttctcttttattaaCGCTGACCCAAACTGTTTCTCAACAGGACAAAGGGAAGTTCTGCCTGACATATGAGGCATCCATGACGCGTTTATTCCGTGAGGGCCGAACAGAAACTGTGCGCTCCTGCACCATGGAGACTTGTGCCTTTGTTCGTGCCATGATCAGAGACGAGACTGTAAGGATAAAAAGCAGCAATACATCACACCTCTGGTTACAGCGCTACTCTTAGTCACCCCAATTGTTTGTCATCTTTCACTTTTATCTCTTTCCTTTCCATTCAGAGAGAAGAGCGCCTTAAGTTGCTCAAAGTGGCAGCAGAGAAGCACCAGGACCTGTACCGTCTGGCAATGACAGGAAAGGGCATTGATCGCCACCTTTTCTGTCTCTATGTGGTTTCCAAATACCTGGGAGAAGACTCACCCTTCCTTAAGGAGGTACAAGGTGTTTTTGCAAGTTCTGCTCTTAAAGCTGCCATCACCCCAGCGTGATATTGTCCACAAATCTATTATTATTGATCTACAACAATACAAAGAAACGGGCTATGTGCAGCTGCTCACTTCTTCATACAATGACGAATATTTGAGAGTGGTCACCTGTTAAACCTTTGAAATAAAATGACGGTTTCCAAGATTTGGGTCTCAGTCCTGTTCTAGGCTGAAGGGGACTTTTTAGAGTTTCATTGAATTCGTTTGGACTAGCTGAAAATGAATCCTAGTCCTGAATTTATTGTTGGGAGGAACTCCTGAATGAGTGGTATGTGGTTGAAATGAATCTTGTCTGGAGAAAGCTGAACGGTTATGTGTGACAAGACTTCCTCTTTCATGTGCTGGTCATTGTTTAGTCTGATTAGCAATCATGGAACCCATAGGCTACTGCCTAACACTATTAGaatgcagatacatttttaaaagttaatAATAAGATAATCTCTATAGGGTTCCGAGATTGACAAAAAGCTAAATTGTCGTTAGACGACAGCAGATGACATTTCAACCAATGCGTTCTATCTCTTTCTTTCCATACGGAATGTTACCTACATGAAACCAAAGCACGCGATTTAGTTAATAAAGAATACTTCCTTCGCCTACAGATTCTGAATTTATGTGCAGATATCTGTTATATAGATTAGCAAACAGGGGccatattacagaaacttcctaaccagcagatcctatcctaactgcttggtaaccatggtaataagtGTTAGAAAttgatttaggaaaaaggccattacagattaacagttcctaagTCAATATTCCTTTCCTAGCTAAAGATAGGAAaagtgtattacagaagcatcctaactttgtaaaatcttaaataaactctcctaactCTTAACTGTTGAGCTGTCCTAACTTTTGCTTTTCCACCAGTTAGTGTTTGCTAACTTGTTTAATCCACATGGTCgctcttttattgcttttacaaaatcaacaaaatgtcaacaggctgAACTTATTAATTGATTCTACCGATGTGTTTGACAAGACCGTCTTTAGTAGAAAGGCTGTTGGTGATGTAACGCTAGATCTATAATGTCTCAttaacataatgtaaaggctTGATGTAACTAAAGGATCCTAATGCAAGTCTTTGATAGGAGATTGTTAAGttcaagaaatacatgaaaaacatgatgacgtTTGCCTGCAgcctttattaatattttttacctTCATTATTAACTTTCCCGAGAAGAGTAGCCTACGGGTTTCTGCCGGGGTCAGTGAGTGAGCACAGGAGGAACCACTACCAGgtttcctctgctctttggacacaacagttgcctttctcttcgtatcactgtaaatggactgattttctttttaacagaaTCAATGCTCTGCTGGATGCCGGATATGCAGTGGTGACTGTGTCCGCTATTTTAGCCCACTCTCTATCTTTAATCTCTCCAGATAAGCGTTACGTGAATTTGGATTTCTCGACAGAggttaccaacacctctaagtcATCTGACTTGAAGTTCAATAATAgatgttgtttctgctccattttcagtttatgtttCATTAAACAACCCACAACAGCGATTAAAAGCTGTTTAACTTGGcgagatgagaaaagtggcatcAGTTactaggtaacagacataaaagttgataaccgatgttggattgagtatttgggatttcctaacctgagataagatcggatgaagtaagataagataggattcctaaagttagttaggatttgcttctgtaatatcAAATTGTGAAAAATCCTATCCTTAGACTCTTCCTATCTGAACTTGACTTAAgataggaactttctgtaatacggcccctgGCTCATAAAGCTTACAGGTGCATATAATCATTTTATAGTAGGTGTCTACTTACTTTTCTGTGGTAAGAGTAAGTATATTGTTCTCTGTATActtcgagagagagagagagagagagagagagagagcgcattAGAATGAAAAAGCAAATTTCTTCACCTTCCACTTAAATGTGACATGGAATATTTAAATCCAGCTAATCACTGTTCTATAACATGTACAAATGACATGCTACTAAAGCTCAACATAAGCTCCCCTTCTCTCAATATTTTTTACTGGGCTGAGGACACAGCATGATTGCTTTgacaaatgaattaaatatagtttttaccttttttatatttaggTCCTCTCTGAACCATGGAGGCTCTCCACCAGTCAGACCCCTCTGCAGCAGGTTGAGCTATTTGATCTGGTCAGACACCCGGAGTATgtgtcctctggaggtggaTTTGGTCCAGTAAGTTATCCTCCAGTTTTGACAGTAAAGACAGTGGAGACGATTGTGCAGTGTTCCTGCACAAAAGTCTGCAATTAGTGTCCAGTAGTGTTTTTATGTATATCATTAAATAGGGAATAAT
Proteins encoded:
- the cpt1ab gene encoding carnitine O-palmitoyltransferase 1, liver isoform isoform X1 gives rise to the protein MAEAHQAVAFQFTVTPDGIDLQLCHEALRQIYLSGLHSWKKRFIRFKNGVMTGVYPGSPGGFMVVVVSYMSYNKYNQLDPSLGLIAKLGQHIPISRYMSTDSQRIVGGVLVGTGLWVTIIMIMRNVLKCLLSWHGWMYARHGSVSWSTRLWLLLVKVFSGRKPMLYSFQNSLPRLPVPTIKDTCRRYLDSVRPLMDDEQYERMEALTKDFEKNLGPRLQWYLKLKSWWASNYVSDWWEEYIYLRGRGPIMVNSNYYAMDFLYVFPTSIQAARAGNAIHSIMLYRRKLDRAQIKPIYLLENKVPLCSAQWERMFNTTRTPGLETDTLQHVNESKHIAVYHKGRFFKVWMFYDGRLLLPREIEQQMERILADKSEPLPEEEKLAALTAGDRTPWANARETYFSRGKNKQSLDAIEKAAFFVTLDDTEQYYDADNPVKSLDSYAKSLLHGNCYDRWFDKSFNLIVFKNGTMGLNAEHSWADAPIVGHLWEHVLSMDPVKLGYTEDGHCCGEPHPNLPGPQRLQWDIPAECQEIVQSSLKVARALADDVDCHIFPFIDFGKGLIKKCRTSPDAFIQIALQLAHYRDKGKFCLTYEASMTRLFREGRTETVRSCTMETCAFVRAMIRDETREERLKLLKVAAEKHQDLYRLAMTGKGIDRHLFCLYVVSKYLGEDSPFLKEVLSEPWRLSTSQTPLQQVELFDLVRHPEYVSSGGGFGPVADDGYGVSYIILGENHINFHISSKHSSPETDSHRFGANIRQAMLDMRDLFQLDKKTK
- the cpt1ab gene encoding carnitine O-palmitoyltransferase 1, liver isoform isoform X2, which produces MAEAHQAVAFQFTVTPDGIDLQLCHEALRQIYLSGLHSWKKRFIRFKNGVMTGVYPGSPGGFMVVVVSYMSYNKYNQLDPSLGLIAKLGQHIPISRYMSTDSQRIVGGVLVGTGLWVTIIMIMRNVLKCLLSWHGWMYARHGSVSWSTRLWLLLVKVFSGRKPMLYSFQNSLPRLPVPTIKDTCRRYLDSVRPLMDDEQYERMEALTKDFEKNLGPRLQWYLKLKSWWASNYVSDWWEEYIYLRGRGPIMVNSNYYAMDFLYVFPTSIQAARAGNAIHSIMLYRRKLDRAQIKPLMLLHTIPMCSAQYEYMFNTSRVPGVDTDTLQHVNESKHIAVYHKGRFFKVWMFYDGRLLLPREIEQQMERILADKSEPLPEEEKLAALTAGDRTPWANARETYFSRGKNKQSLDAIEKAAFFVTLDDTEQYYDADNPVKSLDSYAKSLLHGNCYDRWFDKSFNLIVFKNGTMGLNAEHSWADAPIVGHLWEHVLSMDPVKLGYTEDGHCCGEPHPNLPGPQRLQWDIPAECQEIVQSSLKVARALADDVDCHIFPFIDFGKGLIKKCRTSPDAFIQIALQLAHYRDKGKFCLTYEASMTRLFREGRTETVRSCTMETCAFVRAMIRDETREERLKLLKVAAEKHQDLYRLAMTGKGIDRHLFCLYVVSKYLGEDSPFLKEVLSEPWRLSTSQTPLQQVELFDLVRHPEYVSSGGGFGPVADDGYGVSYIILGENHINFHISSKHSSPETDSHRFGANIRQAMLDMRDLFQLDKKTK